The following are from one region of the Paenibacillus protaetiae genome:
- a CDS encoding protein-glutamine gamma-glutamyltransferase gives MIQIIGVDAEQINKLPLTDMQRAIVRQRQNSPRIYRFSSLDALLFELAMRENIVQAAKALYNGDAGFAVFDRSRCNERLWERTPNGGFQLRPGVRPSDGINDIFENGRMYAFECATAMVLILYKAVLETIGKEKFDTYFPDLYVRDWHYDSDLQLVTAYDNNEATYGDVLYFKNPDHNPETPEWQGENAIMIGNDLYFGHGIGIRTGEEMIASLNRKRVPFSMQSAYLTDQVNHPSFEHLRNIAARGTEPMLAYLQGDVIARVGSHGYSHYFLPTA, from the coding sequence GTGATTCAAATAATTGGAGTTGACGCCGAGCAAATAAATAAGCTGCCTTTGACCGATATGCAGCGGGCGATTGTTAGACAGCGGCAAAACAGTCCGCGGATATACCGGTTTTCTTCGCTTGACGCGCTGCTGTTTGAGCTGGCGATGCGGGAAAATATTGTGCAGGCGGCTAAAGCGCTGTATAACGGCGACGCCGGTTTTGCCGTGTTTGACCGTTCGCGGTGCAATGAAAGGCTGTGGGAACGGACGCCTAACGGGGGCTTTCAGCTGCGGCCGGGCGTAAGGCCATCGGACGGCATTAACGATATTTTTGAGAACGGCCGGATGTACGCCTTTGAATGTGCGACCGCGATGGTGCTTATTTTGTATAAGGCGGTCCTAGAGACAATCGGCAAAGAGAAGTTCGATACGTATTTTCCGGATTTGTACGTGCGCGACTGGCATTATGACAGCGACTTGCAGCTTGTCACCGCCTATGACAATAACGAGGCGACCTACGGCGACGTGCTTTATTTCAAAAATCCCGACCATAATCCGGAAACGCCGGAGTGGCAAGGGGAGAATGCGATCATGATCGGGAATGACCTGTATTTTGGACACGGCATCGGCATTCGTACCGGAGAAGAGATGATTGCATCGCTTAACCGGAAGCGGGTTCCTTTCAGTATGCAGTCCGCTTATTTGACCGATCAGGTGAACCATCCGAGCTTTGAGCATTTGCGCAATATCGCCGCAAGGGGCACCGAGCCGATGCTGGCTTATTTGCAGGGCGACGTTATTGCGCGGGTCGGCAGCCACGGTTACAGCCACTATTTCCTGCCGACGGCTTGA
- a CDS encoding SDR family NAD(P)-dependent oxidoreductase, giving the protein MTLQGKVAIITGAGAGIGKTTALRFAQEGAKLVLTDIQEDKVKETVQEITSAGGQAIAFRHDVSNEDNWKQVVDGAISRFGTIDVLFNNAGIYFIKPLADTTVDEFNRMLSINVTGVFLGMKHVMPVMAKQGKGSVINASSIAGLGGASGHAAYGASKGAVRIMTKDAAVEYAKAGVRVNSIHPAYINTAMGDYAVNTAQISEAELASRVAPMGRFGKVEEVAELVLFLASDASSYSTGSEFVIDGGATAM; this is encoded by the coding sequence ATGACACTTCAAGGGAAAGTTGCGATTATTACAGGAGCGGGCGCAGGCATCGGCAAAACGACGGCGCTCCGGTTTGCGCAAGAAGGCGCAAAATTAGTGCTGACGGATATACAAGAAGATAAAGTGAAGGAAACCGTTCAGGAAATTACCTCAGCCGGAGGCCAAGCGATTGCGTTCCGCCACGATGTGTCGAATGAAGACAACTGGAAGCAGGTGGTGGACGGCGCCATCAGTCGGTTCGGAACGATCGACGTATTGTTTAACAATGCAGGGATCTACTTCATCAAACCGCTGGCGGACACGACGGTGGATGAGTTTAACCGGATGCTCTCGATTAACGTGACCGGCGTTTTTCTGGGCATGAAGCATGTGATGCCGGTGATGGCGAAGCAGGGCAAAGGTTCGGTCATTAACGCTTCTTCGATTGCCGGCCTCGGCGGCGCTTCGGGCCACGCAGCCTATGGCGCAAGCAAAGGCGCCGTGCGGATTATGACCAAGGACGCAGCGGTTGAATATGCCAAAGCGGGCGTCCGGGTGAACTCCATTCACCCGGCTTACATCAATACGGCGATGGGTGATTATGCGGTCAATACCGCGCAAATCTCCGAAGCGGAGCTAGCTTCGCGGGTTGCGCCGATGGGCCGCTTCGGCAAGGTGGAGGAAGTGGCGGAGCTTGTGCTGTTCCTCGCTTCCGACGCATCGTCTTATTCGACCGGCTCGGAATTTGTTATTGACGGCGGCGCAACAGCAATGTAA
- a CDS encoding ATP-binding protein, with protein MVDKAILSQWKLECAAAGMDTDAPPPYHTRFTPEQLAEQCQAYQEVIKTVHYFVDKFFTFTDEYPLLIAVSDDTGYILDIQGNEEMAATIRSIGFTEGVRFDASCGINSVHACLTLQQPVQLIGEDHYHKAFHQAACYTTPFRTREGIAGTISLMTDIQGAHPHLLAMLRMVADYTEREILLKQHYTQLQILNQALLDNRHYGIILTDEHGTVTEVNGRIEDMIKAFCPEQTIRPGMPAAELPMLGEGFRQVLLTKKENGGVEIQAGTRHFILDVVPIFDPLHTIVCIVGSLREITELQQTKEKLYHAEKLGFAGQIAASIAHEILNPLTTVTGMLQLSESRQQGIMHYDLIMSELERMSLIVGELLLLGKPQALQFKNESCSDIMREVLGLIEIKADTNGVAITCSSIREEWIRCDRNQVKQVFLNILQNALDASPRGSEIRVTLDAADGFQRIGITDRGEGMTEEVLARIGEPFHTTKAKGNGLGMMVVHNIMSSHQGRIEIQSRVGEGTHVDVYFPLAAPAAD; from the coding sequence ATGGTCGACAAAGCGATACTTTCGCAATGGAAGCTTGAATGCGCGGCGGCAGGCATGGACACGGACGCTCCGCCGCCTTATCATACACGGTTCACCCCCGAGCAGCTTGCCGAGCAATGCCAGGCTTACCAGGAAGTTATTAAGACCGTTCATTATTTTGTAGATAAGTTTTTTACGTTTACGGACGAGTATCCGCTATTGATCGCGGTTTCCGATGATACCGGTTACATTCTCGATATTCAAGGGAATGAAGAAATGGCGGCTACGATACGGAGCATCGGCTTTACGGAAGGCGTGCGTTTCGATGCGTCATGCGGCATCAATTCGGTGCATGCGTGCCTGACGCTTCAGCAGCCTGTCCAGCTGATTGGCGAAGACCATTACCATAAAGCGTTTCATCAGGCAGCCTGCTATACAACGCCCTTCCGCACCCGTGAAGGGATCGCAGGCACGATCTCTTTAATGACCGATATTCAGGGGGCGCATCCCCATCTGCTCGCCATGCTGCGTATGGTGGCGGATTATACCGAACGCGAAATATTGCTGAAGCAGCATTACACGCAGCTGCAAATTTTGAATCAGGCGCTGCTCGACAATCGGCATTACGGCATTATTTTGACAGATGAGCACGGCACGGTTACAGAAGTGAACGGGCGTATTGAAGATATGATCAAAGCGTTCTGTCCGGAGCAAACGATCAGGCCGGGCATGCCGGCGGCCGAGCTGCCGATGCTTGGCGAAGGGTTCCGCCAGGTGCTGCTCACCAAGAAAGAAAATGGCGGCGTAGAGATTCAGGCCGGGACGCGCCATTTTATATTGGATGTCGTCCCGATCTTCGACCCGCTGCATACGATCGTTTGTATTGTGGGCAGCCTGCGCGAGATCACGGAGCTGCAGCAGACGAAGGAGAAGCTTTACCATGCGGAGAAACTGGGTTTTGCCGGTCAGATTGCCGCCAGCATCGCCCATGAAATATTAAACCCGCTCACGACGGTAACCGGTATGCTGCAGCTGTCGGAAAGCAGGCAGCAGGGCATTATGCATTATGACCTCATCATGTCCGAGCTGGAGCGGATGAGCTTGATCGTAGGCGAGCTGCTGCTGCTCGGCAAGCCGCAGGCGCTGCAGTTCAAGAATGAGAGCTGTTCTGACATTATGCGGGAAGTGCTTGGCCTGATTGAAATTAAAGCAGACACTAATGGCGTTGCGATTACATGCAGCTCTATCCGGGAAGAATGGATAAGATGCGACCGCAATCAGGTGAAGCAGGTGTTTCTCAACATTTTGCAAAATGCGCTGGACGCTTCGCCGCGCGGCTCGGAAATCCGCGTGACGCTGGACGCAGCGGACGGGTTTCAGCGGATCGGCATTACGGACCGCGGCGAAGGCATGACGGAAGAGGTGCTGGCCCGCATCGGCGAACCGTTCCATACGACCAAAGCGAAAGGCAACGGACTTGGCATGATGGTCGTTCACAACATCATGTCGTCGCATCAGGGCCGGATCGAGATTCAAAGCCGGGTGGGAGAAGGCACGCATGTCGACGTTTATTTTCCGCTGGCGGCTCCTGCAGCCGATTAA
- a CDS encoding polysaccharide deacetylase family protein — MVSRWMTIGLATALAALLCGFDMPAEMKNRTYYEKRGEIVWEVPMQSKKIALTFDDGPFPESTEPILDLLKQYHAKATFFVVGNRAEKFPDTVKREVEEGHEIANHTFTHLYLKANNSGSVQDEILRTEHSIEHLTGKKTLLFRPPGGVYNEQMVQMAKRNGYTVVLWSWHQDTNDWRKPGVRYIVNKVLKNARNGDIILMHDYVPSSLQTLEAMKIILPELSRRGFQMVTVSELLHGDRPDELLELMK; from the coding sequence ATGGTGTCCCGCTGGATGACAATCGGGCTGGCGACAGCCCTGGCAGCGCTGTTATGCGGATTTGATATGCCGGCTGAAATGAAAAACCGGACTTACTATGAGAAAAGGGGCGAAATCGTCTGGGAGGTGCCGATGCAGTCCAAAAAAATCGCGTTAACGTTTGATGACGGGCCGTTTCCGGAATCCACGGAGCCGATTCTGGATCTGCTGAAGCAATACCATGCCAAGGCTACTTTTTTTGTAGTGGGCAACCGGGCGGAGAAATTCCCGGACACGGTCAAACGGGAAGTCGAAGAAGGGCATGAGATCGCCAACCATACGTTCACCCATCTGTACTTGAAAGCAAACAATTCGGGCAGTGTGCAGGACGAAATATTGCGGACGGAGCATTCCATCGAGCATTTGACCGGCAAAAAAACGCTGCTGTTCCGTCCGCCCGGCGGCGTATACAACGAGCAGATGGTGCAGATGGCGAAGCGCAACGGCTATACGGTCGTGTTATGGTCCTGGCATCAGGACACGAACGACTGGCGCAAGCCGGGCGTGCGCTATATCGTCAATAAAGTGCTGAAAAACGCCCGGAACGGCGACATTATCCTGATGCACGATTATGTGCCCAGCTCTTTGCAGACGCTGGAAGCGATGAAAATTATTTTGCCGGAGCTGTCCCGCAGAGGATTTCAGATGGTGACCGTATCGGAGCTGCTCCATGGGGATCGGCCGGATGAGCTGCTGGAGCTCATGAAATGA